From Candidatus Pedobacter colombiensis, one genomic window encodes:
- a CDS encoding DUF4974 domain-containing protein has translation MNKRINYLLQKFEEGKLSKEETDELLELTDRNKSDVANAIEEKIATQVPAAVIEGNDWSTVLENIVSVDKPRLKKAKLYPLFRWVAAAVILITLGIGSRLYFESSFHHTTNNPRYANDVPPGGNDAVLTLADGRKISLTDAAQGELINMTGVHIIKTADGQLVYTADASAAGKENRITFNTITTPRGGQYQVNLPDGTKVWLNAASSLKFPTTFTDLKERKVELSGEAYFEVAKNKKQPFKVISSGADYGRAQETEVLGTHFNINAYDDEAETKTTLLEGSIRVSARENVNKKYDVILSPGQQAVLNEGKLKTINVDTEEAIAWKNGNFIFAYEGIESIMRKIARWYNVDIVYQGKITDNNFVGMVPRFKNVSEALTILELTNTVHFKIEGRRITVMP, from the coding sequence ATGAACAAAAGAATAAACTATTTGCTGCAAAAGTTTGAGGAGGGAAAGCTCAGCAAGGAGGAAACGGACGAATTATTGGAACTAACGGATAGGAACAAGTCCGATGTAGCCAATGCTATTGAAGAAAAGATAGCAACACAGGTTCCTGCTGCAGTTATAGAAGGAAATGACTGGAGTACTGTACTTGAAAACATTGTATCTGTTGATAAACCCCGTCTAAAAAAGGCAAAGTTGTATCCTTTATTCAGATGGGTTGCCGCAGCAGTAATCCTGATCACATTAGGCATTGGTTCCAGGCTTTATTTTGAATCGAGCTTCCATCATACAACAAATAATCCCAGATATGCAAATGATGTGCCTCCAGGAGGTAATGATGCCGTTTTAACTTTAGCTGATGGCAGGAAGATTTCACTTACCGATGCAGCTCAGGGAGAGTTAATAAATATGACCGGCGTACACATCATTAAAACTGCCGATGGGCAGTTGGTTTATACTGCGGATGCATCCGCAGCAGGAAAAGAGAATCGAATTACTTTTAATACCATAACTACGCCTCGCGGAGGTCAGTATCAGGTGAATTTGCCGGATGGCACCAAAGTATGGCTTAACGCCGCATCTTCCCTAAAGTTTCCCACAACTTTTACAGACTTAAAAGAACGTAAAGTTGAACTTAGCGGCGAAGCTTACTTTGAAGTGGCTAAGAATAAAAAGCAACCATTTAAGGTGATCAGTTCCGGTGCTGATTATGGAAGAGCACAGGAAACAGAGGTACTGGGAACTCATTTTAACATCAATGCTTATGATGATGAAGCTGAAACAAAAACCACTTTATTGGAAGGCTCGATAAGGGTATCCGCTCGTGAAAATGTCAATAAAAAATATGATGTTATACTCTCTCCAGGGCAACAAGCTGTGTTGAATGAGGGGAAACTTAAAACTATTAATGTAGATACTGAAGAGGCCATTGCCTGGAAAAATGGAAACTTCATATTCGCCTATGAAGGTATAGAAAGCATCATGCGTAAAATTGCCAGATGGTATAATGTAGATATCGTATATCAGGGTAAAATCACTGATAATAATTTTGTAGGTATGGTTCCTCGCTTCAAAAATGTTTCTGAGGCATTAACAATACTTGAATTAACAAATACGGTACACTTTAAAATCGAAGGAAGGAGGATTACAGTTATGCCATAA
- a CDS encoding SusC/RagA family TonB-linked outer membrane protein → MKLTTIIITAFLFQVSANTLAQKITLSQSNVALNHVFKELQGQCGYNFVYTSQMLEGIKPVNIKLKNATLQQALDALFENQPVTYVIKENTVVVQRRNNPDQPQLTIEIKGKVVDERGQEFPGVSVKLKGTRVTVATDNSGQFKITVPDNNAVLVFSYVGYNPIEETVKQRTTINVKMVPAESALNDVVITGYQSLNKKTLTASITTIQLKDLETVYQPNIDKLLQGQVPGLTVMSTSGAPGAVPQIRIRGTSTISGNVQPLWVVDGIILDDAVNASVDDILTNRNLIASGIGGINVDDIESISVLKDAAATAIYGTKAANGVIVITSKKGVSGKTRINYNSGFSLAERPRIEDAYMMNSKERIDVNIEMISKGILNASSPKAGDYGTVSDFERYFIDVNDRKISWSDFQSKVNGLEEVNTDWFKYLFRNAFTQRHSLNISGGNERTTFYASGSYLNDQATAKGVGQKTYTGSLKVNTRFGNNIRLGLSLDVNARDNTSFFATDSRENPYEWAIYTTRAQHAFDENGDYSHLYYNSLKYNFLENREQSWRNSRNFGMRGNVDFEWKLLKDLTYSSLFSYTKQNTTDIDIATEDSYFVRARKKDVYQIVNSVGIPLWLDGGYRQDKNSYNGSITFRNQLTYNPVFNHVHYLNVMAGQEIRTSKFEDQITKVYGYAHDRGHQQVPQFDLMRSLGLPYWTENLNETAAVSYFGVASYTYDNRYSISLNARTDGSNRFGLKTNQLFQPLWAVGLNYQLKEESFLRDKDWLSYLTLRGSYGSQGNVASQAYSDLVANIGKLDLINKEGYLVITAPKNPTLKWEMNYTTNAALEFGFWKRRLTGSLEYYNKKAVDLLGSKEVSQVTGFNTVQVNWASMRNSGVEFSLSSINVDSKSFRWSTNINFGYNKNEVLEVYSVPGVADLTNAQRSNYSAAAVVGKPINGLWSYRYAGLNKDGRAAFYTQKDGQKVLYGMKSVDGLTYSGTTMPIAQGGFTNTFTYKKFTLSGLFIGSFGNVIRLRNISLGNVGYPEATQNMSKEWVDRWRQPGDELKTDIPTLEKDPFDLAISGATPYNGTMYDNSDLRTVKGDFVRLQNLSLSYDLFSPKLRANGIQNIRFMLQGNNLYTWKNSRLKGQDPESTGSLMKYDRTNNANVSFGNTYLPVPRAYSLTLSVQF, encoded by the coding sequence ATGAAGTTAACCACCATTATTATTACTGCCTTCTTATTTCAGGTAAGTGCTAATACGCTAGCTCAAAAAATCACGCTCTCTCAAAGCAATGTTGCCTTAAATCATGTTTTTAAAGAGCTGCAAGGTCAATGTGGCTATAACTTTGTTTATACTTCTCAAATGCTTGAGGGGATTAAACCTGTAAATATTAAGCTTAAAAATGCGACCCTGCAGCAAGCACTTGATGCTTTGTTTGAAAATCAACCTGTGACCTATGTCATTAAAGAGAACACCGTTGTTGTTCAGAGAAGAAATAATCCGGATCAACCTCAGCTCACTATTGAAATAAAAGGAAAAGTAGTAGATGAGCGTGGACAGGAATTTCCCGGCGTAAGTGTAAAACTCAAAGGAACACGGGTAACGGTAGCAACAGATAATTCGGGACAGTTTAAAATTACTGTGCCAGATAACAATGCTGTCCTTGTTTTCTCTTATGTAGGTTATAATCCAATCGAAGAAACTGTAAAGCAACGTACCACAATCAATGTAAAAATGGTGCCGGCTGAAAGTGCATTGAATGATGTCGTAATCACTGGTTATCAATCATTAAATAAAAAGACGTTAACGGCTTCAATTACTACCATTCAATTAAAAGACCTGGAAACTGTTTACCAGCCAAACATTGATAAATTGTTACAAGGCCAGGTACCGGGACTAACTGTAATGAGTACTTCAGGTGCTCCGGGAGCTGTTCCGCAAATCCGTATTCGTGGTACGTCTACCATTTCCGGTAACGTGCAGCCATTGTGGGTAGTGGATGGAATTATCCTTGATGATGCTGTAAATGCTTCTGTAGACGATATTTTAACCAATCGTAACCTGATTGCTTCCGGTATTGGCGGTATTAACGTAGATGACATTGAATCAATTAGTGTATTGAAGGATGCTGCTGCAACTGCCATTTATGGTACAAAAGCTGCAAATGGTGTAATCGTAATTACCTCTAAAAAGGGGGTGTCTGGAAAAACCAGAATCAATTATAACAGCGGTTTTTCTCTTGCTGAACGCCCCAGAATTGAAGATGCTTATATGATGAATTCTAAGGAACGTATTGACGTGAATATAGAAATGATCAGTAAAGGCATTTTGAATGCATCATCGCCTAAAGCTGGTGATTATGGTACGGTCTCGGATTTTGAACGCTATTTTATAGATGTAAACGATAGAAAAATCAGCTGGAGCGATTTCCAGAGTAAAGTAAACGGATTGGAAGAGGTAAATACCGATTGGTTTAAATATCTTTTCAGAAATGCCTTTACACAAAGACATAGCTTAAATATCTCAGGAGGTAATGAAAGGACTACTTTTTATGCTTCAGGTAGTTATCTCAATGATCAAGCTACAGCAAAAGGGGTCGGACAAAAAACTTATACCGGATCATTAAAAGTAAATACACGTTTTGGAAATAACATTCGCTTAGGTTTATCATTGGATGTAAATGCACGCGACAACACAAGCTTTTTTGCTACAGATTCAAGAGAGAACCCCTATGAATGGGCAATTTATACCACCAGGGCACAACATGCCTTTGATGAAAACGGTGATTACAGTCACCTTTATTACAATAGTTTGAAATATAATTTTCTGGAAAACCGAGAGCAAAGCTGGCGTAATTCCAGAAACTTCGGTATGCGTGGTAATGTTGATTTTGAATGGAAGTTGTTAAAAGACTTAACCTATTCCAGTTTGTTCTCTTATACAAAACAAAATACAACGGATATTGACATTGCAACAGAGGATAGTTATTTTGTTAGAGCTAGAAAAAAGGATGTGTACCAGATTGTAAATTCCGTAGGAATTCCACTTTGGCTAGACGGTGGTTATCGCCAGGATAAAAATAGTTACAATGGAAGTATTACTTTCCGAAATCAATTGACTTATAATCCTGTATTTAACCATGTACATTACCTGAATGTGATGGCTGGTCAGGAGATTCGCACATCTAAATTCGAAGATCAGATTACTAAAGTCTACGGATATGCGCATGATAGAGGACATCAGCAAGTTCCACAATTTGACCTGATGAGATCCCTTGGGCTGCCTTATTGGACTGAAAATCTGAATGAAACTGCAGCAGTCTCTTATTTTGGGGTAGCCAGCTATACTTATGACAATAGGTACTCTATCAGTTTAAATGCACGTACAGATGGTTCAAATCGTTTTGGTTTAAAAACCAATCAATTGTTCCAGCCATTATGGGCAGTAGGTTTAAATTATCAACTTAAAGAGGAGTCTTTTTTGAGAGATAAAGATTGGTTGAGTTATTTAACTCTTAGAGGATCTTATGGTAGTCAGGGGAATGTGGCCTCTCAGGCTTATTCTGATTTAGTGGCAAATATAGGTAAGCTGGATTTAATTAATAAAGAGGGTTATTTGGTTATCACGGCACCTAAAAATCCAACCTTAAAATGGGAAATGAACTATACCACCAATGCCGCACTTGAATTTGGTTTCTGGAAACGTAGGCTAACCGGTAGTCTTGAATATTACAATAAGAAGGCGGTTGACTTGTTGGGTAGTAAAGAAGTTTCACAAGTTACTGGATTTAATACAGTGCAGGTAAATTGGGCGTCTATGCGGAATAGTGGGGTTGAGTTCTCTCTTAGCTCTATCAACGTTGATTCAAAATCTTTCCGCTGGTCAACCAACATTAATTTTGGTTACAATAAGAACGAGGTTCTTGAAGTATATTCAGTTCCAGGGGTAGCTGATTTGACCAATGCGCAACGTTCAAATTATTCTGCGGCGGCGGTAGTAGGTAAACCTATCAATGGTTTATGGTCTTACCGTTACGCTGGTCTTAACAAAGATGGAAGAGCAGCATTTTATACACAAAAAGATGGGCAGAAGGTATTGTATGGAATGAAAAGCGTAGATGGACTTACTTATTCAGGCACTACCATGCCTATTGCTCAAGGTGGTTTTACCAATACATTTACTTATAAGAAGTTTACTTTATCAGGTTTGTTTATCGGAAGTTTTGGCAATGTGATCCGTTTACGTAACATATCGTTAGGCAATGTAGGTTATCCTGAAGCTACTCAAAATATGTCTAAAGAGTGGGTGGACAGATGGAGACAACCTGGAGACGAGTTGAAAACCGATATCCCAACATTGGAAAAAGATCCTTTTGATTTAGCGATAAGTGGAGCTACTCCTTATAATGGAACGATGTACGATAATAGTGATTTGCGGACAGTAAAGGGTGATTTTGTGCGTTTGCAAAACCTTTCATTAAGCTATGACCTGTTTAGCCCTAAGCTTAGAGCAAATGGTATCCAGAACATTCGTTTCATGTTGCAGGGTAATAATCTGTATACCTGGAAAAATAGCAGGTTAAAGGGACAGGATCCTGAATCTACAGGTTCGCTAATGAAATATGACAGAACCAATAATGCTAATGTATCTTTTGGTAATACCTATTTACCTGTACCGCGTGCCTATTCATTAACCTTGTCTGTTCAGTTTTAA
- a CDS encoding RNA polymerase sigma-70 factor, producing MTPVSSRDERLLLKQIAEGDEDAFAVLFYRYLPILQPFAIKFTKSAAAAEEIIQDTFLRVWLNREKLESIENVKAWLYKYASNECLNYLRKELKQAKAIDSLGIDHPVVSNDTVDKINLNDINCLVAEAVEKLPGQRKKIYQMSRAEGMNIPEIAEALNLSPNTIKNALVISLKTIREHLNKNGVALSVLAYIALLK from the coding sequence ATGACACCAGTAAGTAGCAGGGATGAGCGGTTGCTGTTAAAGCAAATTGCTGAAGGTGATGAAGACGCATTTGCTGTACTTTTTTATCGTTATCTACCCATTTTACAACCATTTGCTATAAAATTCACTAAATCGGCTGCTGCCGCTGAAGAGATTATTCAGGATACTTTTTTAAGGGTATGGCTCAACCGGGAGAAATTGGAGAGCATTGAAAATGTAAAGGCGTGGTTATACAAATATGCTTCTAATGAATGCTTAAACTATCTTCGTAAAGAACTGAAGCAGGCAAAAGCAATTGATAGCCTTGGTATAGACCATCCAGTAGTGAGTAATGACACAGTTGATAAGATCAATTTAAATGACATCAATTGCCTCGTTGCTGAGGCGGTAGAGAAATTGCCCGGTCAGCGTAAAAAGATTTATCAAATGAGTCGGGCTGAGGGAATGAATATTCCCGAAATTGCAGAAGCGTTGAATCTTTCTCCAAATACGATTAAAAATGCTTTGGTTATCTCACTCAAAACGATCCGCGAACATTTAAATAAAAATGGAGTAGCGCTTTCTGTACTGGCTTACATTGCTTTATTAAAATAA
- a CDS encoding cytochrome ubiquinol oxidase subunit I, with amino-acid sequence MDDFLAARLQMAFSLGFHIVFACIGMVMPFFMTVAHFYWLRTKKVVYRDVTKAWSKGVAIFFATGAVSGTVLSFELGLLWPKFMEHAGPIFGMPFSLEGTAFFIEAIALGFYLYGWNRINPWFHWATGVVVGVSGLVSGILVVAANAWMNSPAGFDHINGQYLNIDPIKAMFNEAWFSQSLHMCVAAFVSTGFAVAGIHALMILKGRNVRFHSKAFTIAAVFATVAACLQPISGDVSAKDVAKRQPEKLAAMEAHFHTERFAPLIIGGIPDTANKKVDYAIKIPGLLSFMATGDFNGEVKGLDRVPQADQPPVAVTHYAFQIMVGLGMAMVLIAILYFIALWKKKEWLRSRWLLKLFVIATPLGFIALEAGWTVTEVGRQPWIIRGVMRTAEAVTPMPGIAYSFYLFTGVYISLSVIVSLLLFRQISMVDKLYDSTNQSKDQQL; translated from the coding sequence ATGGACGATTTTTTAGCTGCCCGCCTTCAGATGGCTTTTTCCTTAGGGTTTCATATTGTTTTTGCCTGTATTGGTATGGTGATGCCCTTTTTTATGACTGTAGCCCATTTTTATTGGCTTAGAACAAAAAAGGTAGTTTACAGGGATGTTACCAAGGCTTGGAGTAAGGGAGTGGCTATATTTTTCGCCACGGGGGCAGTGTCTGGTACGGTATTGTCTTTTGAACTCGGCTTGCTTTGGCCCAAATTTATGGAGCACGCTGGACCGATATTTGGAATGCCGTTTTCTTTGGAGGGAACGGCATTTTTTATTGAAGCGATAGCCCTTGGATTTTATCTATATGGCTGGAATAGGATCAATCCATGGTTTCACTGGGCAACAGGAGTGGTAGTTGGTGTTAGCGGATTAGTATCAGGGATTCTGGTTGTTGCTGCAAATGCATGGATGAACAGTCCTGCCGGGTTTGATCATATTAATGGACAATATTTAAATATAGACCCTATAAAAGCAATGTTTAATGAGGCTTGGTTTTCTCAATCTTTACACATGTGTGTGGCGGCATTTGTTTCAACAGGTTTTGCTGTTGCAGGCATTCATGCATTAATGATCCTTAAAGGGAGAAATGTACGGTTTCATAGTAAAGCTTTTACAATTGCAGCGGTATTTGCTACCGTAGCGGCCTGTTTACAACCTATAAGTGGCGATGTTTCGGCAAAAGATGTAGCAAAGCGACAACCTGAAAAGCTGGCGGCTATGGAAGCTCATTTTCATACAGAAAGATTTGCACCACTCATCATTGGAGGAATTCCAGATACTGCGAATAAGAAGGTGGATTACGCGATTAAAATTCCCGGTTTGCTTAGTTTTATGGCAACAGGTGATTTTAATGGTGAAGTTAAGGGGCTTGATCGTGTTCCTCAAGCTGACCAGCCACCTGTAGCAGTTACTCACTACGCTTTCCAAATCATGGTGGGCTTGGGTATGGCCATGGTGCTGATTGCTATTTTATATTTCATCGCTTTATGGAAGAAAAAAGAATGGCTTCGCAGTCGCTGGCTGTTAAAATTATTTGTTATTGCAACGCCTTTAGGTTTTATTGCTCTCGAAGCTGGTTGGACGGTTACAGAAGTAGGCAGACAGCCCTGGATTATTCGTGGGGTAATGCGTACTGCTGAGGCTGTAACACCTATGCCCGGTATAGCTTATTCCTTTTACTTATTTACGGGAGTGTACATCTCTTTATCAGTTATCGTAAGTTTATTGTTATTCAGGCAGATCAGTATGGTCGACAAGTTATATGATTCCACAAACCAATCAAAAGATCAGCAGTTATGA
- a CDS encoding cytochrome d ubiquinol oxidase subunit II: MIYVVIVFLWTSILLYILLGGADFGAGIIELMTSKTNKSKTRKTMYKAIGPIWEANHMWLIIAIVILFVGFPKIYTTISVYLHIPLVCMLLGIIARGTAFVFRNYDAVKDGMQKLYTPIFVYSSLITPFFLGIIAASSVSGQIDPMANDFISAYIFSWLNWFSVAVGIFTVSICGFLATIFIIGQTDNDGDRQHFVGKAKRAIFIVMFCGALVFVAAYVEHIPLTTWIFGDTPGLIAIIAASISLIIMFYALNRNKPILLRLLAGFQVAMILFAATYTHFPDIVLLKNGENLSLLIHQGQAKTIATLGYALLIGSIFILPALVYLIYIFQKPKEVIADH, translated from the coding sequence ATGATATATGTAGTTATTGTTTTCCTTTGGACTTCCATTTTGTTGTATATCCTGCTAGGAGGAGCTGATTTTGGCGCCGGTATTATCGAATTGATGACCTCTAAAACCAATAAGTCAAAAACCCGTAAAACGATGTATAAGGCCATTGGCCCTATTTGGGAAGCCAATCACATGTGGTTAATTATTGCGATTGTGATCTTATTTGTAGGATTCCCTAAAATATACACTACGATCTCCGTTTACCTGCATATCCCATTGGTATGTATGTTGCTTGGGATTATCGCAAGGGGCACCGCCTTTGTCTTCAGAAATTATGATGCTGTGAAAGACGGTATGCAAAAATTGTATACGCCAATTTTTGTGTATTCGAGTTTAATTACCCCATTTTTTCTAGGGATTATTGCAGCCAGTTCTGTTTCCGGACAAATTGATCCTATGGCAAATGATTTTATATCCGCTTATATATTTAGCTGGTTAAACTGGTTTTCTGTGGCGGTTGGGATTTTTACAGTGAGTATATGTGGTTTCCTCGCTACTATTTTTATCATCGGGCAAACCGATAATGATGGCGACAGACAACATTTTGTTGGAAAAGCGAAGCGGGCAATCTTTATTGTTATGTTTTGTGGAGCGCTGGTTTTTGTTGCAGCCTATGTAGAGCATATTCCGCTAACCACGTGGATTTTTGGAGATACCCCCGGGTTAATTGCCATTATTGCTGCGAGTATTTCTTTAATTATTATGTTTTACGCACTAAACAGGAATAAACCAATCCTGCTAAGGTTGCTTGCAGGTTTTCAGGTCGCTATGATTTTGTTTGCTGCCACTTATACACATTTCCCGGATATTGTATTGCTTAAAAATGGTGAGAACCTTTCATTGCTTATTCACCAGGGTCAGGCAAAAACAATAGCCACATTGGGGTATGCGTTGCTTATTGGTAGTATATTTATTTTACCTGCATTGGTTTATTTAATTTATATTTTTCAGAAACCCAAAGAAGTTATAGCTGATCATTAG
- a CDS encoding outer membrane beta-barrel protein, with amino-acid sequence MNYFNWVTAKDHYVLFKSKYLQHFKKLAVILLMMFSFTEVFSQQPAKRETPPPLPTRQISGIVKDSTDLGVIGATVSLTSDKDTLKTSTNSDGVFVFKDVKSATYTLVIQSIGYEKSPVMRFKQNDMIPRIVMDPILLKEQKNTLNEVVINGTPSITYKTDTVEYKASDYVVRKNATVDELLKKMEGMEVGNDGSLVHQGETVTKAKLNGKEYLGGDIANAIKNLPAEIVDKIQIVDDYGDQAARTGVKDGDPQKILNITTRTDKSVGNMLNMSAAGGSNERKEAGMFATRINGNQQMGINGNYKDAINLNALSGSNKSTDTRFSLRDKIGKKIDFNLNYQFTDSRGDNTNKTESLSILADGKLHSNSTSTGLQKADNHDFKFEFEVNLDSANYLKVIPTFKYASTNNNNTSNVSQRGTAVEMGLDRDSYTKNLNSRTAPEFGVSAFYQHIFKKYRRNFSTQIDLNKNNQDNEQERYNFTTYYLRDSITQDVNRKDSIINQIIARKNLRDNYRGSMTYVEPLGTNTQFEVNAQVNYNGYDNTATTRNILKDGFSNIIDSLSNIYNYSFTQGRIALNFRYGMDNNSKVRFSVGLTGVPALLSGTKISLGTTTRRSSFNLIPIARFEYRWSRQQRVSMNYSGNAVEPTFDQIQPVRDVTNPNNPVVGNPNLLATFVHTLRGEYNNYIANSKLNFSLNANGSYTENAVIQNVETVFNHDPNLPGSKINETHFVNVSGVYRLTSNYNISKQLNNRKYNLQLNGTASYSHNLSMRDGILNTTDITSLDQRFGPKINPTEWFEINANIGYKIDKSNSTLHNINNKVNTLSLNLDGRVYLWDVWMIAYNGSKQFIDGVVGNTNTSPLVINASLERQLFNRRGQITFQAFDVLNQNNYLRSSQPNDGGYVNTFVNPTSRYFMLKLSMRLQKWSGAQGRGGRGIMRRGDGSFM; translated from the coding sequence ATGAACTATTTTAATTGGGTCACGGCTAAGGATCATTATGTCCTTTTTAAGTCGAAATACCTACAGCATTTTAAAAAACTAGCAGTCATTTTATTAATGATGTTTAGCTTTACAGAGGTATTTTCCCAGCAGCCAGCAAAAAGGGAAACACCTCCTCCATTACCTACGAGACAAATTAGCGGTATTGTAAAAGACAGTACAGATTTGGGCGTAATAGGCGCAACAGTTAGTTTAACTTCTGATAAGGATACCTTAAAAACTTCAACCAATAGTGATGGTGTTTTTGTTTTTAAAGATGTGAAATCTGCAACTTATACGCTTGTAATACAAAGTATAGGGTATGAAAAATCCCCTGTTATGCGTTTTAAACAAAACGACATGATTCCAAGGATTGTAATGGATCCTATTTTACTTAAAGAGCAAAAAAACACTTTAAACGAAGTTGTTATTAATGGTACACCTTCTATAACCTATAAAACGGATACTGTAGAGTATAAAGCAAGCGACTATGTGGTAAGGAAGAATGCTACGGTAGACGAGTTGTTGAAGAAGATGGAAGGCATGGAGGTCGGTAACGATGGAAGTTTAGTCCATCAGGGAGAGACTGTTACTAAGGCCAAACTGAATGGTAAGGAATACCTTGGAGGAGACATCGCAAATGCAATTAAAAACCTTCCCGCAGAGATCGTTGATAAAATTCAGATTGTGGATGATTATGGTGATCAGGCAGCTCGTACAGGAGTTAAAGACGGTGATCCACAGAAGATATTGAACATTACAACCAGAACGGATAAGTCTGTTGGTAATATGTTGAATATGAGTGCTGCAGGAGGTAGCAATGAGCGGAAGGAAGCTGGAATGTTTGCTACACGGATTAATGGAAATCAACAGATGGGGATAAATGGTAATTATAAGGATGCCATCAATCTCAATGCCCTTAGTGGTTCTAATAAGAGCACAGATACCAGATTCAGTTTGCGTGATAAAATCGGGAAAAAGATAGATTTTAATTTGAATTATCAATTCACGGATTCAAGAGGAGACAATACAAATAAGACTGAATCTTTAAGTATTTTAGCTGACGGAAAATTGCATTCTAACAGTACGAGCACTGGCTTGCAAAAAGCAGATAATCATGATTTTAAATTTGAATTTGAAGTAAATCTGGATTCGGCCAATTACCTTAAAGTTATCCCAACTTTCAAGTATGCTTCTACTAATAACAATAATACTTCCAATGTAAGTCAAAGAGGTACTGCTGTTGAAATGGGGCTGGATCGGGATAGTTACACAAAAAATTTAAATTCAAGAACAGCTCCTGAATTTGGAGTCTCTGCTTTTTATCAACATATATTTAAAAAATATAGAAGAAATTTTTCGACACAGATAGACCTGAATAAAAATAATCAGGATAACGAACAGGAAAGATATAACTTCACAACTTATTATCTGAGAGATTCTATTACGCAGGATGTAAATAGGAAAGATTCGATAATTAATCAGATCATTGCACGTAAAAACTTACGTGATAATTATCGCGGAAGTATGACTTATGTGGAGCCGCTCGGTACCAATACTCAATTTGAGGTAAATGCCCAGGTGAATTATAATGGATATGACAATACTGCTACTACAAGAAATATTTTAAAGGATGGCTTTTCTAATATCATAGATTCATTGAGTAATATTTATAATTATTCCTTCACACAGGGCCGGATTGCATTGAATTTTAGATATGGGATGGATAATAACTCCAAAGTTCGTTTTTCTGTTGGTTTAACAGGTGTGCCGGCTTTACTAAGTGGGACTAAAATAAGTCTGGGGACTACAACAAGGCGCAGTAGCTTTAACCTCATCCCTATCGCTAGATTTGAATATCGCTGGAGTAGACAACAAAGGGTATCTATGAACTATTCAGGAAATGCGGTCGAACCAACTTTTGATCAGATACAACCAGTAAGGGACGTTACGAATCCAAATAATCCAGTTGTAGGTAATCCTAATCTGCTTGCTACGTTTGTGCATACTTTAAGAGGGGAGTACAATAATTATATTGCCAACTCGAAGCTTAACTTTTCGTTAAATGCAAATGGTTCTTATACAGAAAATGCGGTAATCCAAAATGTGGAAACTGTTTTTAATCATGATCCGAACCTCCCTGGTAGTAAAATTAATGAAACACACTTTGTAAATGTTAGTGGAGTATATAGGCTGACTAGTAATTATAACATCAGTAAGCAGCTTAACAACAGGAAATATAATTTGCAGCTTAATGGAACAGCAAGCTATAGCCATAACCTGAGTATGAGGGATGGTATCTTGAATACCACTGATATCACTAGTCTGGATCAGCGTTTTGGTCCAAAAATCAATCCTACGGAATGGTTTGAGATCAATGCGAATATTGGATATAAAATTGACAAATCTAATTCAACACTTCATAATATTAATAATAAGGTCAACACGCTTTCTCTCAATTTAGATGGTAGGGTTTATTTATGGGATGTATGGATGATCGCTTACAACGGTAGTAAGCAGTTTATTGATGGGGTAGTTGGAAATACAAATACCAGCCCATTAGTGATAAACGCAAGTTTAGAGCGTCAGCTGTTTAATCGCAGAGGTCAGATTACGTTCCAGGCATTTGACGTTTTAAACCAGAATAATTATCTGAGATCATCGCAACCAAATGATGGTGGTTATGTAAATACATTCGTAAATCCTACGAGTAGATATTTTATGCTAAAACTGAGTATGAGACTGCAAAAATGGTCTGGCGCACAAGGACGTGGCGGCAGAGGAATTATGCGTAGGGGAGACGGAAGTTTCATGTAA